aaaaaatctaTTTGAAACATCGACAGCTATGCCATGTATCTATCGATAAGCAACGTAACGCTCgatttttacttattttagCGCTAATAAGATTCGGAAAAAGCTCCGAGAGCGCGGAGGTCGGAAAAGCGACCGATTTTCCTACGGAATCAGAAGCAGTGAAAATCCGGAGCGCCGAGCACAACGACGACGCACAGCGGCGGGACAAGGAAAAACTAGTCGAGGCGCGCACTCGTATccgaaaatccaaaaaaaaaaatatatagggGAGCAAGAGTCAGTGGAGCGAGCGGGGAAAGCGGGGGAAACGCACTCGAAAGATACACTTTTCCGACGAAATGTCTTCGCGGCGTGTGTGTAAGAAACATTTTGATTAGGCAATTAATTGAGCAAAGTGCAAGTGCAGTGGGTGGAAATGTTTTAGACTCCGTTCGGTGGGGTGCGGCGGGTTTTCCGGGGGGCGCATGTGAAAAGCGCGTAAAGAAAAGTAAGTGGCGCAAATTTgtgtattaaaataaatcaaataaccAACTAAACGATGCATACACACCGAATCCGCATCGACTGGCCGCCAGTGCAAAATCGTATCTGCGAACTGAGATGCCAGCGAATCTGTGacaaattaattgatattGAACCACTTCGCAGACCGCTGCGACAAAATGTCGAACTAGCCGATTCAAAAAACATATAGATTCTGTGTATATAGgggaatttatttttagcgATTTTTTAAGCCCCCTCCCGCCCCGCATCGGAATTCAAATCGGTCGCGAAAGACCAATGCTCTGTGTATGGTGAATCGAACGATCGCAAACATAATCCGTATCGAATAAAGTAGATTCCAAACCAAGAGCATCCATCACCCATCATCCATCCCATCCGTCGATGGCATCGAAAACGGGGGGCTCGCGCGTCAACAATTTTCAAGCGTGTACACAAAAATCCAGCCAAGCGCATTGCCCGCAATAAATCCGAGACGAGacccagacccagacccagCGAACCCACCATATAGACCATCCACCgcccagcaccacccacttgGGCCAGTTCACTCGACCACTTGATTAACGCCAATGCCAATTCAACGCAGAAATTCTCTACAAAAGTTCTCGCAGAGAGCATGCGTTCGCCTCGCGAAAGCTTTTCTCTTTGCTCTCTGCTCTCAGCCCCTGCCCCTTTCTTTCCACCCCCGACTAGCCCCATCTCGCTTGCACAGGATGTGCTCCGTGTCCCCAGtcactttgtttttgtcattgacCTGTTGTGGAAATCTATACGTGTATATACGACAGTTATCAACTAAACTATTCAAGCCCGAGTGCGGAAAATTATAAAGATTAAGTGATCTGCGGAACCACATAGGAAAAATCCTTGCAAGAGAACATCCTTCAAATGAAAACGAATATCCGTTAGTGCTTGTGTGTTTTTAAGAGAGTGAGAAATCCTGCAACAGCTGGGTGTTTTCTTAATTAATATTGTGCAAATATTGCACCCATTAGCAAGTTAATATCCCATATTtggttattattatatacatacattatatACTTACTGAAACAGTTAAACAAACAGTTAAACAAATAAAGTTTATGCCACACAAGGATGACAGGATGAATCCTCGAGTGCTTTCTAATCGATATGGGTGTGAGATACCGTGAGCAGCTTTAAAGTTCCCAGATCCTTGGAAAGAACCACTTTTAGCTGGATAAATAAAACGGGTTTCAGTAccaagaaaatcaaaaaatagtTCAATGAAACGCATTCTATATCATTCTATATAAGGATATAACAGATGTTTAAATGTCTTTTGTTATATTTAATAACTAAACGGATTTTCATCTACTATCCATTGCAGGACATCAATCAGTCAATTGTAATTTAAAGAGTAGGGACTTGAACGACCGCCATGGGCAACGTGTGCAGTTCCGGCcagaagaaaaagaaggaCAAGGACAGTGCCTCCGAAAAGTCAGACGAGTAGGTTCATCCGTTCGTGCATCGATTCTCTGGATTGTACTAATGTTGTGGTTGCAGCTCGCCTCCCTACCAGGAGGCGGATCAGAAGGACACCCTGATCTCCGCCGACTCGAGTGCTGGTGATGGAAAGCGGGCACCTTTGGCCGCCGTGGAGGCACTTCCGGAGGTGACACCGCTGCCGGAGTCCAATGGCAACCAGGCGCAGGTCCAGAAGCAGCTGTCAACGGGACCGGGGAGCAAGCCAGGTGGAGCAGAGAAGGGTAATGGAGATTTAAAACCAGTTTATTACAATACAAACAATTGGGTTTCCTCAAGCTCCGATCAAAATGAGCATAAGAGGGCATCCCTCCCGGCTCCAAAATAgattaatgaaatttaattacgaacTAAACGATCTTTATCCACCTACAGATTCAAACAGCACCACTCCGCAGGGGGCGCAGGCGCCCAGTGATGTGGCCAATGCCAATCCCGGTGCCGGAAACCTGAGCGTGCTGCAGGGCAAGCCGCCGCCCGGCCGCAAGATTGAGCGGGACAAGAAGATCGTGGTCTACATTCTGGCGGACAACAGCACCGAGTACAAGAAGCACAAGCGGGTCGTGCACAGCCTGTACAAGCATTTCAAGAGCAAGTGCCAAAGCCGCGGCTTTGACTTCATCATCGCCGATGTGCACGACAGCGAGCCGGAGACGGAACCGGGCAATGGCAATGCCCGGAAGGATTTCTCCCGCCTGCAGGAGGCGAAGCGCTGGACCCAAACGCCTCTGGAGGCGCAGGGTGGTCACGAGGAAGCGGCCAACTGCCTGTGCGAGATCACGCGCCACTCGGCCGGAGCGTACATGATCCCCGTTCTGTTCTTGGGCGCCACCCTGGGCACTCCGATGCTCCCGCTGACCATCGAGAGCCAGGACTTCACCTCGGTGCTGGGCACCGCTAGCGAGGAAGAGCGTTTGCTCCTGGAGAAATGGTACACCATTGACAACTCGTACCAGCCGATGTGCCACCGTCTGCATGCCCAACAGGTGGATCCCTACTCCAGTCAGGTGAACGGAGAGCTCAACGAGCTGCTGGCCGTCCTTTTGCGTCTCTTCTCCGACGACGTCAAGGACTCGTATCTGACCACCGTGGTGGAGCAGGAGATCAATAACACGGTGCTGATGAGCCAGGAGCTGGCCAAGCGATGTATCTGGATCCAGACGGGCAGCCAGGTGGCCCGGCCATCGGAGAATGCTAGCCCCTTGGAGCTGGAGGTGCAGCGGAGGCTCAGTCATGTGTACTCCGGTCTCAAGAGCCAGTTGAGCGAGAAAAACCTCATCCGTCTGCTGCCCACGATGAGCATCCTGGACGAGGAGTTGTCGGCGGTGATCGAGAGTCTGCTGGACAAGACGCTGGCCGGCATCTTCGAGGAGCACCAGCAGAAGAACAGCATCCCCTACAATACGCTGGGCGTGGACCGGGTGCTGCTCGAGGAGCTTCGCCTGGTGGGCCACTACTCCAAGCTCCTGGCACAGAACTCGGCCAACTTCGACATCATGAACGACGTGAAGCGCTACATTCGCGACAGCACCGCCCAACCGCTAGTCGTGTCCGGGGCACGGGGAAGTGGCAAGAGTGTCCTGGTCTCCAAGATCATGGAGAATGTCCACCGCTGGAAGCCGGAGGCACAGCTCATACTGAGGTGGGATATGACATAATATAAGCTTTCAATCGCGAGTACTCATTAACCATTTGTTTTCCCTTTAGATACGCCAATCTCAGTGCCCGCTCATCGGATCTCACCTCATTGCTAGGCTCAATGGCCAACCAGATGTCGGTCCTGGAGACGGGACATCAGTGCCAAGTGCCACACGTAAGGAAGTGTTATTAAAACATATAGCGCTGATATTAATGCAGTCTTTCCAAATAGACACTAGAGGGTTATTCTCGAGTGATTCGAGAGATCCTTGACCGGCAGCAGCGCTTCTTCGTGCTGATCATCGACGGTGTGGACGAACTGCAGCGGGATGAGCTGCTCGACTGGCTCCCCCAGCAGTTGGGCAGCGCCAAAATGATCCTCACCGTCAGCGAGCTGGCGGATGAGGGGGAGGACGTGGACGGGACGGAGGCTGGGGACTCCTTTGATATGCTAGCCGCGCTGGCGCAGTTGGGCATACCACAGCGGTGCTTCCTACGACTGCGACAATTCACGGAACGCCAGTGGCACGACATCCTCAGCTCGGGCGGCGGTGACTTCTACGCGGCCAATGGGGCGTTGAAGTTGCCCGACGACTGGAAGACACTGCACGGGAAGACGCCCTACCACGCCAAGTCCTTGTGGTGGCTGGCCTGGCTGGGGCATGTGGCTCAGCCGATCAGCGAGATCGGCGACATCTCCAGCCGGATACTTCAGGTCCTGGAATCCAAGTTCGCCACCGATCAGGtggaactgctgctgctgatcgTCCGCCTCTCGCCGTGGGGCATCCGGGAGAGCGACTGCCTGGGCGTGTTCCAGAAGATGACCCAGCTGGAGGCGCAGGTCGCCTTCAAGGTCTGGTCCAAGTTCTGCTGGCTGATGGGACCAATGCTATTAGGTCTTAAGAATATTAGGATAGCGGACAAGAGCTTTGGACGAGCGGTCCTGGCGAGGTACGCGCAGAAGCAGTGGCTGGTACATGAAGCGCTGCGGGACTACTTCGACCGGCAGGACAGCGAGTTCAAGGGTAGCCAGGGTGCCAACACGTGAGTGTTCCTTTCTTCCCATCCTGCAATTGCAATCATTTCAAATGCATTCCTTGACAGCTACAATTACCAAAAGTACTTAAAACTGCCTTATCATCATTTCTGTGCCGTGATCGAGGACAATCCGGCGCCTCACAAGATCGACATACTCTTCAACTGCTTTTACTTTACGGACCTCCAGTGGATCGCCAATAAGGTGCACGCCACGGGACCGGAGCACCTGCTGAACGACATCCTGCAGGCGGAGTGGCTGGCCAAGTCCGGCGGCGAGAACTGCCCCACCGCTTACGTGCACATCTGTTTCCTGAAGCAATTCCTCGAGCAGTATCTCCACGAGCTGAGCTACGATGGTCAGCAGTTCTACACGCTGATGAAGTACTATCTCAAGACGCGCTTCAGGGAGGCACCCGAGCTCAAGGACGACGAGAAGATACGCTCGTGGTGGGAGTACACCAATGAGCTCGAGTTTGCCTTCCTCGAGATTCTAAACGCGGACTTGGACGCGGAGAACGGCAATCAGGCGGAGCAGGAGAAGCCGTCGGATGACGCAGTCCCATCCTCGGTTCCCGTTAAGGGCTACGATGTCCTGATGAACCTGCCCCAGCCCGGATGCTATGTGGCTTCGATGTGCACGGACCGATCTGAGATCTGCATATGGGACGTGAAGAATTGCTGTCGAATCCGGGAGCTACAGGGCATCCAGCAGCCTACGGCGATGTGTCCCGTGGGTAACTATGAGGCAGCAGTCCTTTGTCGCCGCGAGATCCGCGTCATCAATCTGGACGAGGGAAAGTTTAAGGTGAGTGGTCCCAATATCTTATCCCAGATCTTATATAAATTTTGGATTCCTTGTGCCATTCCAGGTCACTCTCAAAGGCGTAATGAACCAGAAAATGCCGTATTTCGGTCTGCACGATCAGAATCACTTGGTTTGTCTCTCGCGCAACCGGATGTATGTGAATCTGATGAATCTGGAGTCGGGCGATTGTGTGACCACCTTCAAGGCGGGTGAAGATCGTTTCCTCAATTCCCTGTTGGTCTCTGGAGATGGAAGGTAACAGGTTGACCGGCTTTGTACTGAAGTAGTAGTTGCTAATTCTGGTTTGCTCTCTAGAATCTTGGTGTGCGGTGATGAGACCCAGAAGCCTTTCCCACTGCTAGTTTGGCACCTTTCGCAGCGAAAGCTGCTCTATGACCTCCGAATTCCGCACCACGACTTCATCACCTCCCTCTCCGCGATCACCCACGAGGGTTCCTACGTTTGCGTGGTGGCCAAAGAGCTGAACGAGCCGACGACGCCCAACTTCATTGTGGTATACGACTTACAGAGCGGCACTCTGTTTAAGAAATGGAAGCCCGCCTGCAACACAGTTTCCCTGGCCATCTCCCAGGTGAACGCTTGCGTCATCGCCGGCCTAGAAGATGCCAAAATCCTAATCTGGGACCTGGTCACGGGCAACTGCAAGAGCACCTTGATCGGCCACAATGCACCGGTAACGTTCTTGAAGCTGGATCCATTGGGAAAGGTGCTGCTCTCCTACGACAAGGAGGGACGTGATTCGGCCGTCCGTATGTGGGAGTTGAATTCGGGTATGTACCACGGTCTTCGCCCTACTGAACTGTATAGTCATCCTTCTGGTCTTGCAGCCAAATCCCTGGCCGTGTTTAAGCCACCGGCGCAAGTGAGCACTTGTGAGATTCTGCCGAACGGAGCCTTCGTGGTGCTGGCTCTCAAGGATCGCAACTCCTTGCTGACCCTGGCTTTGAAGAACTACGGCGGAGGATCGGGCGCCCTCGACGATGACTGTGGCACTCTTTACGGCAATCCAGACAACCAGCACAAAGTTTTCGACTTGAgtaattaaatcaattaacgCTAGTTATCATTATTCAAATTATAAATGAAGCATAACAGGGTGCTAGACCGAGGAAGGCAGAACTCtgaattattataaatatggcaaacaaatttctCATGCATAATTCATTAGATGTATGTAAAATTCTTTGAGCAAATCTTACCAAATGTACAAAGCAAAGAAAATCCAAAgaacattaaaaatttaaaaatctacCCAGCTAATGGTGGTTTTCTCTTTATGTGGTCGCAAACAGATACAAAAGGTTCTTGGCAAACTGAATAATCTCGGTCCCGCCGAGCTTGGAGGTGCCATAAATACGGTCCACGAAGGTGATGGGCACCTCGGCGATGGTGTAGCCGTGCTGTCTAGCCCGAACGAGCATCTCCATTTGGAACACGTAGCCTTTGGACACGCAGCTGGCAATGCATTTCTCCAGTACATCCTTCTTGTAGAGCCTGAAGGAGCCGGTCAAATCACTGGCGTTCGGACGTAAAAGCACCTGGGACAAAAAGTTGGCGCCGCGCGAGATGAGCTTGCGCTTGAAGTCCCAGCCAAAGACACCTCCATTTCCGGCATACCGAGTGCCGGATACAATGTCATAGTTGCCCTCCTGTTGCAGCTTAATGAACTCGGGAATGAATTTGGGCTGAAGCGGAAAAAATATAGCTTATTAGTTTATCTTATTATTAGTTTAACCCTGTTATCTAGACTCACATGATGACTCAAGTCCGCATCGATGATAACTATAAAGTCGCCGGTGGCATGTTTGATGCCATGTATGTAGGCCGTTCCGAGTCCCAATTTGGAGCCACGTGGTCTCAGCACAATCTTGTCCTCCCCGTAGATCTTCTGCAGGTCTTTGGCCACGTCTAGTGTTCCATCCGGACTACCATCATCAATCACAATCACCTCGTATTCCAAGCCGCTGCAAAGGGGGAGCAATTAATACCTGAATTTGCACCTTAGAGCAGCCGCTACTCACCTCGCCTTCATGTATTTCACAATTAGCCATATTATAATGGGCAAATTATCCTTTTCATTGTAAGTGGGCATCAAAATGCTGTATTTATGGCCATTTGTTGGCATTGTAATTGTTCTCAAGAACCgtgtaaataatttcaattaaaactacAAGAGTGTTGGTCAATTCAATAATACAAAACAGCTGGCTCGAATCGATAGCGAAGTCGATAGTGGCTAGATAGTTAGATAGTGGCTAAAACGTATCGAATTccaaatgtaaatttaaatgtgttaaataaatgatattaaaatatctaatttgacaaaatattgACTTTAATATAAAGCTGAACAAATAACATTCTATGTAGATGATGTATGTTTTTGGTATATTCGCCCAGCCGAATAAAGTTTTATAGTATACTTTCCAGAGCACAAGggtaaaaatcataaaaaattgtgCGGTCACACAGTTCGCGAACGGCCGCTTTAAGAATAAGTGCTCACTTTATGTGCGGATTAGCGAATAAAAGTGGCAAAGTAGTGCGCTTTTGACGGCGCGACGTCAACATGGCTAAGAAAATACCTTTTAACGTGGTGTTCGCCTCAGGTAAACAAAACTTCGGATATATTATGAACTGAAAGCTGCAGaaagatttttattatttatagttttcttatttgtttgctttattttgtgtgttttttatgttcttaattgcatttttagtTGCGACAGGATTTGGCTGAGAGCTAAACGTCTTCCACCTCCCTTTCTTCCTTTAAAATTCGCTGCACTTGAGAAATCGATAAATCACGCATACGCCTAGTGCGCCAGGACGttggaatttaaaatagaCTGGCGCTGCCTTTTTAATTGCAGCTAATCAGCTGGCAATAGTCCGATTTAAATATGGCCAGGATGCTAAATCAATTTTCCAAAGTCTCGGCCAATTTACCACGTCCTAAAACCACTGCAACCACGATGACTGTAATATTTCATTATAATATTGTCAGACTGCCGGGTTGTCGACTCTTTTTGTGTCTGCATGTGCAATTTGAGTTGCGGCCAGAGatttaaatttggccaaaCGCCAAGCTCTTTATTTTCATGCTAGGACCTGACAAATTTTGGTTAGCCTCGATGGCCTCAGCCTCATCCTCCCCAGTATCACCTACTGGGCCTGCTCCGCCTTCTTTTTGGACCGATACTTAAGTTTAGTTAGAAGCGATGACACCGGCGCGATAATGGTGAGTCCATAAACAATGCCGGTAATCAGCATCATGCCGGGAATAAAGTCAGTATCCACATACTTGGTAAAGAATTTCGAATAGTAGCCCAGGTAAATGGCGCCCATTCCCAGACTAAAGGTGACCAATCCAAATAGATTATGGCGGAAGCGAAGCTCTGATGGAGGCATTACTTTCAGGGCGAACTTGGGCTGGAAATAGTTGACAAAACCGCCTACAATGCTGGCCGCGCAGAAAAAGGAAGCAGCTCCCCCTGCAAAATGTCAGCTTTAATCGGTTTTCCTGAATTAACCTAATTATTTACTCACCCACTCGGCCGTGCCAGGTGTTAAAGTGCACCTCCTTGCTGGAAAATTTACCCAGGGAGCCCAACAGCACCATGGAGCCACCCACAATCTGCAGGATGGCGTGGAAGCGCGACTTGTTTCGGTGCGACAGCCAACGGGTGAGCGGGTTCACTTTCGAATGCGACATCATGGCCTGGGCGATAAGGACGTGGAACTGTCGAGAGCAAGAAAAGCCTTTTAATTCAGCTCCAGTTCGATAAGATAACAAGTGACGTTGCATGTCCGTGTTATCCAGGTCGATCTAACACTATTGATTTTGTGGCCAAGTGCTTATCGCCGTGTACTCACTCCAGTCCCGGTCATAAACATATGCATGGCGGTATCCTTGAACTCCAGACTGCGCGCCAGTATGAAAAAGAAGACGGCCACCAGAAAGATCAGAATGTGGTTGATGCTATTCAGCAGGCTGTGGATTTGCAGCCAGGCAGTGGCTTTCGTGTAACCCTCCGCCATTTCAAAAGATTCAATAATACTATCTGATTCAGTAACAAAACACGAACGGCTGAGCGACGACTAAACTAGCATGTTAACATCGACATCGCTTAAATATAGAAGAGAAGAGCGTGGAACCTGAGGATAGAGAACAACAAGTTAGATTCGTTTGTACTCGTACAGCTGCGTTCGAATAAATAGTGATAGTTGAGAATTCTTAAAGTAActcaaatgtttttgtttatgcttTCCATTTTATACGTTTCATCGCATATATAACTGATAACCTGTTTCTGAATATTTAATAGATTTTAAGGCTTATTATTTTGGGCACGCTTGAATGCTAGCTTTCGTTTTGACCGCTGCTGTTAGCTTAGCAACCGAAAGAGAACGAAACATAGTCCGATATCGTTATCATGTGCAACTATTTAGCTGAGTGTGCGAAAAAGAGACTTATTAAGAGAGTCATAATGGCCTGCGCCACCTATACATAGGTTATAACGTCATGAAAGTAATGATGATTGGATCGTTTCGCTTGCCTTTCAGACGAGGATGTTAACTTTCCGGCTAGCGAGTTAAACAATCACGGCCCCACAGTTCACGGATGGCGAAGTGCTCCGAACGGCAGCCTCACCTCACATGACATCATCCTCCGATTCCAGCAGCCGGCCAAGATCTATCGCATCCAGCTCCTGGCACACCAGTATCTTATACGTAAGTTAATGTGCTAAGTTAATTGGAATTGGCTACAAGCCTAATAAGTACCTAGAAATAATCAATGCCTGATCTTTAGTATGATCAAAGATGAACATATAAACAAACAGCTTGAGTATTCCCTATAATGTGTTGTTTTTTCGTTTAGCTGAGAAAGTAGAACTCTGGCTGCACTACTCGCCCAAATCCCTGCCCAGCACTCCATCCTCGCAGTACTTTGactttttgggttttgttgCCCTGGCGGATAATGCCAACACGAACTACAAGTCTCGGGAGCTGCAGAGCGTAACCGTGTGTCCACGTAGGGGCACACATCTTAAGCTGCGTCTGATTGGCGTCCAAGGAAACGACTACAATGACACAGGCCAGATTTCCCTACTAGCGGTAAATGTCCTGGGCGAGGATCTGGAAGTGGGGCCAAATAATGGCAACGGAGAGGAGCACTTGGCCAACGAGGCCCCACCGTTGGACACGGCCACCGGAGAACTGGCCCTGGCCTCCGTCTGTGATGACCTGCTTTTCTCCATGTATGTGGAGGAGTCAATAGTGCAGACCATCCGAGAGTTGGAACAGCGAAAGATTTTGGCCGTTAACTCAGAAAGATTCGAGTACGCCCGCAAACTGAAGCTATGCATGACAGCTTTAAGGACTGCCGGAGAACGTTTGGGGCGCTATGCTCTGGCCAAGAGGCAGGCTGTTCAGCAGGAGGACTTTACCACGGCCAGGCTACGCAAGGAGCAGATCGAGATGTACCGGGCGGCAGTACTTCGACAATTGCAGGTGCATCAGCTTCTGGAACCGCAGGGTGTGACCTTAAGCTCCAATGACCAAAGCTGCGAGATCTATGCGGGTGGGAAGCCCAGTCTGCCATCGGCTCCTAGCCTGCAGGATGTGGCACAGGCACTTGCGGAAGCCACCTTCAGTCCCAAGAGCATGACGAGTCTCAGCTTAGAGGACAAATCCTCGACCGATGGCTCCCAGCCTGGTAACGACAATACGTTGACAGCTCCGGCACCTGCTCCAGCACCCGCTCCTGCGCCCACCTCTTTGcaggccacgcccactcccacGCTGGGGGGCTGGCGCAAGTCCCACGACGAGCTGCCGCAGTCGCCACGTCTGCCTTCAAGGCACAGCTCACCAATGTCCAGCCGACAGGGATCGCTGCGCAGGCGCAACAAGAGCGTTCCACGAAACTCCTACGAAGACTACGAGGAGCGGGCCATTCCCACGCTGCGACAGTGAGTAGCGGGCGTAGAGAGTCGTAATCGTTGTCTGGGTGTCTAGTGAATACGTAAACAATTGTGGAATAGTAATTACTTCGTTTGTTTACTGGAAACAGCTGTCTATTACAGTGTTGCATGATAACCGGTACTCTTAGTTTGAATGTTTGTCAACACTAGCGACCGTTAGAAACAACACCCGttactttttttaatttaagatttAACGCTCGCCCAGAATTTCAAAGAACGAAAGAGAATCTATTAGCTTAATTTTAAGTAAAGCCGTTTTATCTGCTCTAAACACATGAAAAGGATTTATCTTTttaaagcaaaagcaaaaattctttatatattgAAATTAGGTATTTTTGAGATACTTTTAAATGTTAGGCTTTTTGACAGAAATTTTGCttttagatattttaaaaagtatttaaaatttgcTTTTAGAGAAAagtatttatgtttttattaacaACTTAGAAACTTTTATAAAAGATTAAAAATAGTTTGAACGGTTTCATAGTTAATTTCATATAATGAAATTTCGAAACTATAcacaaaactttaaattaggCGTTATTTGAACGCATTTGAAAGTAACATGTTGTTAGATTTACCTTTAATCGTACTTACCTTTCTACTcctatatgtatattgtaaCCGCATCCGTAAACGTTGCCATTCCGatacaacaaacacaaaccgCTCACAGTTCAAATACTAATGAATTTTTAAGGGAGTGCCAAGGCAACGCGCTACTGGAAGCGGATCCGAACCGTGGGCGTTCGCGCCTGAACGACCGCGAGCGTCGCCAGGCAGCGCTTCCCATCCTGGTCTTCGGCAATGAGCTGGTGAGTCCCCCATTAAATCCAATAGATAACATATTCAATACGTGccctacatatgtatattcccAGGTGGAGCAGTTCTATTCGCGTCAGTTTCAGGACCGCGAGGATGGCTTGATGCGTCTGCGTAACTTCCTAAAGGAGCACGACCTGTTAGAGGCGTCGAGCAACGAGCACGCTGCCAGTCCCAACAAAGTGGCCCGCAGCGCCGCCCTTCTGCTGCATCGCGCTGTAAGAGATGCCGTTTACTCCGTGTTTAGCCAAGCTACTGAGACGGTACGCATGCTGTTCCTAGAGTATGTGCCCGGTCGAGTTTCCCCCAACGAGGTGGCACGTTGCGTGGACCGCCTGCTGCCCGAATTGCTGGCCAAGTCCGGCGATCCATCTGCTCGATTGCACACTCTGGCCCAGCACACGATCCTAAGCATCGCCGCCTGTCCGGAGGTGGCGGAGCAGCACCTGGTTGCGCCAGCACTATCACGAAGCGTTGGATCCGGAACCCACCAGCGACTGGCAATGAGTCGGCTGCAGATGCTGGAGCAGCTGGTCAACACTCAGGGCATTAGCACGGACAAGCATAGTGGACTCACCTGCAGGGCATTGTCCGAGTGCGGCTGCTCCGGCATCCATCATCCAGCGGAGCCTGT
The sequence above is a segment of the Drosophila melanogaster chromosome 2L genome. Coding sequences within it:
- the CG10137 gene encoding uncharacterized protein; the protein is MAKKIPFNVVFASDEDVNFPASELNNHGPTVHGWRSAPNGSLTSHDIILRFQQPAKIYRIQLLAHQYLIPEKVELWLHYSPKSLPSTPSSQYFDFLGFVALADNANTNYKSRELQSVTVCPRRGTHLKLRLIGVQGNDYNDTGQISLLAVNVLGEDLEVGPNNGNGEEHLANEAPPLDTATGELALASVCDDLLFSMYVEESIVQTIRELEQRKILAVNSERFEYARKLKLCMTALRTAGERLGRYALAKRQAVQQEDFTTARLRKEQIEMYRAAVLRQLQVHQLLEPQGVTLSSNDQSCEIYAGGKPSLPSAPSLQDVAQALAEATFSPKSMTSLSLEDKSSTDGSQPGNDNTLTAPAPAPAPAPAPTSLQATPTPTLGGWRKSHDELPQSPRLPSRHSSPMSSRQGSLRRRNKSVPRNSYEDYEERAIPTLRQECQGNALLEADPNRGRSRLNDRERRQAALPILVFGNELVEQFYSRQFQDREDGLMRLRNFLKEHDLLEASSNEHAASPNKVARSAALLLHRAVRDAVYSVFSQATETVRMLFLEYVPGRVSPNEVARCVDRLLPELLAKSGDPSARLHTLAQHTILSIAACPEVAEQHLVAPALSRSVGSGTHQRLAMSRLQMLEQLVNTQGISTDKHSGLTCRALSECGCSGIHHPAEPVRKVAERILLLVYKVNPRLVRKQLPPDDDITRRNLLYRQLFTEFDKLDLDRKQELLEASKYGGGHSSGDAATPPADKASTSSDASRLMNSRSGHNLGPMASSSNGYASCNGKQQYNEQLKRSMLSVSNSRKGSASNSESTEDNTPKIRCPFCDWSCAGSDATQLDRHYWKACPFLTKCPQCSQVLEVAALNYHLTTECDAKESYVVCVRCTESVHKQLYELHQMEDYCRELKTGAARCPLCHDDVHLPQDGGWKLHLLSAGGCPGNIRKRNLKKSN
- the CG10165 gene encoding uncharacterized protein, isoform C; this translates as MAEGYTKATAWLQIHSLLNSINHILIFLVAVFFFILARSLEFKDTAMHMFMTGTGFHVLIAQAMMSHSKVNPLTRWLSHRNKSRFHAILQIVGGSMVLLGSLGKFSSKEVHFNTWHGRVGGAASFFCAASIVGGFVNYFQPKFALKVMPPSELRFRHNLFGLVTFSLGMGAIYLGYYSKFFTKYVDTDFIPGMMLITGIVYGLTIIAPVSSLLTKLKYRSKKKAEQAQ
- the CG10132 gene encoding uncharacterized protein, isoform A yields the protein MGNVCSSGQKKKKDKDSASEKSDDSPPYQEADQKDTLISADSSAGDGKRAPLAAVEALPEVTPLPESNGNQAQVQKQLSTGPGSKPGGAEKDSNSTTPQGAQAPSDVANANPGAGNLSVLQGKPPPGRKIERDKKIVVYILADNSTEYKKHKRVVHSLYKHFKSKCQSRGFDFIIADVHDSEPETEPGNGNARKDFSRLQEAKRWTQTPLEAQGGHEEAANCLCEITRHSAGAYMIPVLFLGATLGTPMLPLTIESQDFTSVLGTASEEERLLLEKWYTIDNSYQPMCHRLHAQQVDPYSSQVNGELNELLAVLLRLFSDDVKDSYLTTVVEQEINNTVLMSQELAKRCIWIQTGSQVARPSENASPLELEVQRRLSHVYSGLKSQLSEKNLIRLLPTMSILDEELSAVIESLLDKTLAGIFEEHQQKNSIPYNTLGVDRVLLEELRLVGHYSKLLAQNSANFDIMNDVKRYIRDSTAQPLVVSGARGSGKSVLVSKIMENVHRWKPEAQLILRYANLSARSSDLTSLLGSMANQMSVLETGHQCQVPHTLEGYSRVIREILDRQQRFFVLIIDGVDELQRDELLDWLPQQLGSAKMILTVSELADEGEDVDGTEAGDSFDMLAALAQLGIPQRCFLRLRQFTERQWHDILSSGGGDFYAANGALKLPDDWKTLHGKTPYHAKSLWWLAWLGHVAQPISEIGDISSRILQVLESKFATDQVELLLLIVRLSPWGIRESDCLGVFQKMTQLEAQVAFKVWSKFCWLMGPMLLGLKNIRIADKSFGRAVLARYAQKQWLVHEALRDYFDRQDSEFKGSQGANTYNYQKYLKLPYHHFCAVIEDNPAPHKIDILFNCFYFTDLQWIANKVHATGPEHLLNDILQAEWLAKSGGENCPTAYVHICFLKQFLEQYLHELSYDGQQFYTLMKYYLKTRFREAPELKDDEKIRSWWEYTNELEFAFLEILNADLDAENGNQAEQEKPSDDAVPSSVPVKGYDVLMNLPQPGCYVASMCTDRSEICIWDVKNCCRIRELQGIQQPTAMCPVGNYEAAVLCRREIRVINLDEGKFKVTLKGVMNQKMPYFGLHDQNHLVCLSRNRMYVNLMNLESGDCVTTFKAGEDRFLNSLLVSGDGRILVCGDETQKPFPLLVWHLSQRKLLYDLRIPHHDFITSLSAITHEGSYVCVVAKELNEPTTPNFIVVYDLQSGTLFKKWKPACNTVSLAISQVNACVIAGLEDAKILIWDLVTGNCKSTLIGHNAPVTFLKLDPLGKVLLSYDKEGRDSAVRMWELNSAKSLAVFKPPAQVSTCEILPNGAFVVLALKDRNSLLTLALKNYGGGSGALDDDCGTLYGNPDNQHKVFDLSN
- the Dpm1 gene encoding Dolichyl-phosphate mannosyltransferase subunit 1, with translation MPTNGHKYSILMPTYNEKDNLPIIIWLIVKYMKASGLEYEVIVIDDGSPDGTLDVAKDLQKIYGEDKIVLRPRGSKLGLGTAYIHGIKHATGDFIVIIDADLSHHPKFIPEFIKLQQEGNYDIVSGTRYAGNGGVFGWDFKRKLISRGANFLSQVLLRPNASDLTGSFRLYKKDVLEKCIASCVSKGYVFQMEMLVRARQHGYTIAEVPITFVDRIYGTSKLGGTEIIQFAKNLLYLFATT